CAAATCATTCTCGCTATCAATTCCCATAAATTCTACCGTTAAACTTAAACTGATGAGTTCTAAATCACTAAGTTTAGGTTCACGCCTTTGATAAATTAAAAGTTGTTCTTTTGATATTTTTCTTAATACTTCCAATATTCTTTCGTAATTTGCATTTAAGTTGTTCATTATAAATGATTTGTGATTAAATCAATTTACTGATTTTCAGTAAGATGAACAACTTTTTTTGTCCTAAATCATAATGCACAACGGGTGTTTTTTATAATTTTCAGCGCAACTTCTATCGAATCCACTTTAATAAAAGTAATTAATAATCGCAAACCGTTAGCTGTTTGTTTTTCTTTCATCACACAATTTTTTGGGTGCTGTTGTACATATTTTAATACATTCTGAAACACTTCTGTTTGATAAAACGAGCTTTGCTGGTCCGAAATAAAATAACCAATCATACGTTTTTGTTTTAAAACCAGTTTTTCCAATCCCAGGCTTCTGGCAAACCATTTCAACCGAACGCTATTCATTAAATCAATTGCCTGAACTGGTAGTTTTCCAAAACGATCTGTAAGTTTAGCTTCAAAACCCTGTAACGTCAATTCATCCTCTATAGTAGCTAATTCGTTGTATAGGCGCAAACGCTCGGTAATAGAATTGATATAATTGTCCGGGAAGAGAATTTCAAAATCAGTATCCATTTGTACTTCCTTTACAAATTCTTTAGAAGTATCATTATGGGTATTATATATTTCTTTAAACTCACCCTCTTTAAGCTCTTCAACGGATTCCTGTAGTATTTTTTGATACGTATCAAAACCCATATCATTAATAAAGCCGCTTTGCTCACCACCCAGTAAATTTCCTGCTCCCCGGATTTCCAGGTCTTTCATGGCAATATGAATGCCGCTTCCCAAATCAGAGAATACTTCCAATGCTTCAATTCTTTTTCTGGCATCTTTTGTAATCATATGATAAGGGGGAGTAATAAAATAGCAAAACGCTTTCTTGTTAGATCTACCCACACGGCCCCGTATTTGATGTAAATCAGACAATCCGAAGTGATTGGCGTTGTTAATAAAAATAGTATTGGCATTGGTAACATCTAATCCGCTTTCTATAATAGTGGTTGTCACAAGAACATCAAATTCGTTATTGATAAAGTTGACCATTAAATTTTCCAGTTTTTTGCCTTCTACTTGCCCGTGCCCGACACTTATCTTAGCGTCTGGTACTAATCTTTGAATCAATCCTGCAATTTCTTTAATATTTTCAATTCTGTTATGTACAAAGAATATTTGGCCGCCTCTGGAAATTTCATAATAAATAGCACCTCTTATAATTTCTTCATCAAAGCGAATGACATTTGTTTCTATGGGGTGCCGATTAGGCGGGGGAGTTGTAATAACAGATAAGTCTCTGGCAGCCATCAGGCTAAACTGTAGTGTTCTGGGAATTGGAGTAGCCGTTAAGGTCAGTGTATCTACATTTTCTTTCAATGTCTTTAACTTATCCTTTACAGAAACGCCAAATTTTTGCTCCTCATCAATAACCAGTAATCCCAGCTCTTTAAATTTTATTTTTTCGTGAGTGAGCTGATGTGTGCCAATAACTATATCTATGCTACCATTATTAATACCTTCAATGATAGCATTTCTTTGTTTCGTTGTTTTAAACCGGTTTAGATAATCAATTTTAATAGGAAAATCTTTTAACCGATTTGAAAATGTTTTAAAATGCTGAAAAGCCAATATAGTAGTGGGAACTAAAATAGCAACCTGTTTTCCGTTATCTACTGCTTTAAAAGCAGCTCTGATAGCAATTTCGGTTTTGCCGAAACCTACATCACCGCAGATCAAACGATCCATAGGTTGTTCACTTTCCATATCTGATTTTACATCCCTGGTTGCCTTAAATTGGTCAGGGGTATCTTCAAATAAAAAACTTGCTTCCAGTTCATGTTGCATATGAGTATCCGCTCCAAAAGCAAATCCTTTTTGTGTTTTTCTTTTCGCGTACAGTTGTATTAAATCATAAGCAATTTCTTTAACTCTCTTTTTTGTTTTTTGTTTTATTTTTTTCCAGGCACCGGAACCTAGTTTATAAATTTTAGGAGCCTTACCGTCTTTTCCATTGAATTTCGAGATTTTTTGCAATGAGTGAATGCTTACGTATAAAATATCCCGATCTCCGTAGAGCAGTTTGATAGCTTCTTGTGTACTCCCGTCAACATCTATTTTCCGAAGCCCTCCAAATTTGCCAATTCCGTGATCTATGTGGGTAACATAATCGCCAATTGTCAGAGTGTTGAGATCTTTAAGGGTAATGGCTTGTTTTTTTGCATATCTGTTTTTTAAATGGAATTTTTGATATCGTTCAAAGATTTGATGGTCCGTATAACAAACTAATTTTTCATCAACATCTATAAAACCTTGATGTAGCGGAGAAACAATTGTTTGATAATAGGTTTTATCAACGACATTGTTTTGATTTTGATCCGTACCGGCATTGAGAATATCTTCAAATCTTTTTGCCTGTTTTTCATTGGTGCAGAAAATATAATTCCGAAACCTTTTTTGGTGATAACCTTGTAAGTTTTCAATTAACAGGTTGAATTTTTTGTTAAATGGTGGTTGAGGTTTTGTATTAAAAACCACGGAAGAGCTGCCTGGTTTGGGCAAACTGCCAAGATGTGCAACAGAAAAGTTGTCCAGTTGATTTTTAATATATATTCCGTCACAAAAAAGAGCAGTTGGTGTCGCGTGCTTTATTTCTTCCGGAAGTTCTTTATATGCTATTTTGGCTTTTTCAAACAAAGTATCCAGTCTTTCACATAATATATCCTCATTTTTTAAAAATACACTACTATTTG
This window of the Flavobacteriaceae bacterium genome carries:
- the mfd gene encoding transcription-repair coupling factor; translation: MSKQEIVNQYQKSPKLKQVLAFLDRKNFHFHITNPVGSSLSFIISEIFKAGAHPYIVIFNDKEEAAYYLNDFENILGRKNVFFYPSSYRRPYQVEEIDNASVLLRSEVLNGIHTDKKPPLIVTYPEALFEKVITKKELKKNTLKIAVGDLVSLDFINEILFEYHFNRVDFVADPGEFSVRGGIIDVFSFSNDKPYRIEFFGNEIDSIRTFDIVSQLSEDKLKKISIIPNIENKMTGGSLRAIQNNPRESFLNYIPSNSSVFLKNEDILCERLDTLFEKAKIAYKELPEEIKHATPTALFCDGIYIKNQLDNFSVAHLGSLPKPGSSSVVFNTKPQPPFNKKFNLLIENLQGYHQKRFRNYIFCTNEKQAKRFEDILNAGTDQNQNNVVDKTYYQTIVSPLHQGFIDVDEKLVCYTDHQIFERYQKFHLKNRYAKKQAITLKDLNTLTIGDYVTHIDHGIGKFGGLRKIDVDGSTQEAIKLLYGDRDILYVSIHSLQKISKFNGKDGKAPKIYKLGSGAWKKIKQKTKKRVKEIAYDLIQLYAKRKTQKGFAFGADTHMQHELEASFLFEDTPDQFKATRDVKSDMESEQPMDRLICGDVGFGKTEIAIRAAFKAVDNGKQVAILVPTTILAFQHFKTFSNRLKDFPIKIDYLNRFKTTKQRNAIIEGINNGSIDIVIGTHQLTHEKIKFKELGLLVIDEEQKFGVSVKDKLKTLKENVDTLTLTATPIPRTLQFSLMAARDLSVITTPPPNRHPIETNVIRFDEEIIRGAIYYEISRGGQIFFVHNRIENIKEIAGLIQRLVPDAKISVGHGQVEGKKLENLMVNFINNEFDVLVTTTIIESGLDVTNANTIFINNANHFGLSDLHQIRGRVGRSNKKAFCYFITPPYHMITKDARKRIEALEVFSDLGSGIHIAMKDLEIRGAGNLLGGEQSGFINDMGFDTYQKILQESVEELKEGEFKEIYNTHNDTSKEFVKEVQMDTDFEILFPDNYINSITERLRLYNELATIEDELTLQGFEAKLTDRFGKLPVQAIDLMNSVRLKWFARSLGLEKLVLKQKRMIGYFISDQQSSFYQTEVFQNVLKYVQQHPKNCVMKEKQTANGLRLLITFIKVDSIEVALKIIKNTRCAL